Proteins encoded in a region of the Tribolium castaneum strain GA2 chromosome 7, icTriCast1.1, whole genome shotgun sequence genome:
- the LOC655743 gene encoding uncharacterized protein LOC655743, translated as MDVTFTNVLEGARQYFQGLPTATSSTAGPTYPNQSDNLMRNDTEQQQNEMPPSTAAYWPQEPTRDRPPSRPSYHQGSYQEQQYHQFNRPQSREAPSNQYHQYQRTPVVTTQNYHQLQNVGQGYYQQQPQQQRTYYQMQAKSQQSTQQNPYYKHLYAQSTNQMQYGGAKVENKQEQVANQTTSQAYRTTHNLPPIASLSLISYHSSRSNRDVIRTSSTKTRTLPTNSMNQMPKSSTSNVQRYPEEYRTQYSNNQNRLPQNYQYGTTTTTTTQNYTQVIMTTSNYTAPVPPTQSSQQYYQQQTNKIPNQNINGRVVPVIKQKRESPLDLSVKTVRTPADSTLDDADQDRKYYNRTTSHSYPTYDVYANSFQRNMTSRAPQMPASAPKVEFHPNFNTQMNNYRRTPTTSASTNRYPVVNNPYVQAKLPRVDFPPAGHGHKTAALYPVATHDTQKKRPADTAPSIIPNKMSKLDTWRQSIDQQIEQRLSSYKQQQQAKKMVNGQERPKEVYGYQNQNRQYQYPNQYHNQTYVPSASAHQYPGYQYPTQQQVYNLPQNNPSVSQVVNKNPNLGGADKRVLSLLRNSLEIKGAKKLEQEQMNRSYDQLHKSRLDVQHPSTDVTAPLQPKPGFINRHNVSPFTPTNLPDNNNTMYKLHIPKAIDSVNFEPETDSQVLITNHVNPNGDLDGLAALVAARIRTKAELKQVSNNHHQRDTTGTPPKLNKEKQAMAPRRRLFSRNEDDGGTNVPPRDKTGLRSSSETSVFDFPDTDSEGEMPVLERQTLEDMRRDRRSSTKTTEQPRPLTPDDVFTQACDSFLQQLKNGSGKKRGRRKKIEADVLAKLETVVTKPTIKKEDDDDSDAPLINCKKPDKQLSVSLNDLTQLKAKKDVPIVPRPAKKPPFGDGSHFYPGWEEEVYRYKKSLRMPPSLIHVTRPPQYHRLSTSLPDLDPNSPITKIKSENLDSDTESNHSFNLFSRHNYDSEGSSSIKSCPNTAKESSSILDKLLERCGGRKKRKHKLKVAPKVELLATPARDRKTTLENFKNVFLASCKKRIKQRVTIKEVFGEDRPASAPPVTCVDNIKIKEEPDDKKEDCEFGDTRQVLKNKLLSRGRKESLLKSLVDKKIKSELLDEEEEEEELDSKSETPSIDGDEGGLGGKKRNKFRNIRRKFSSGFDYIRKKKKSVKRDQENEIKPKRRGQFAAKGSPGSVQDIQKEIKGWVLNKGIGETILHRAARLGYTDITAYCLEKMEYSPSPKDNAGYTPLHEASTKGHLDIAKMLLLYGANVSESARGGIRPLHEAVENGYVEIVRLLLSYGADPKLATYSGMTPLALASDDTTTKLLQSHINDVEGEPGAPWDFAGPASCFDPKESGFDVLEDVPAPDIVSEEDDLEFEVSDGVLPNLYTLRGESATDRWILLQDLSSLLKIKSRDALLRQICPSGSSATTHVNYKSVLRELKMSDFLEQAHCCQFLNIGEKINTRASKIALVKYTDKVRELLNVERVMISVR; from the exons ATGGATGTTACCTTCACAAACGTGTTGGAGGGGGCGCGTCAATATTTCCAGGGCCTGCCAACGGCCACGAGCTCCACGGCGGGCCCCACGTATCCGAACCAGTCCGACAACCTCATGCGTAATGACACCGAACAGCAGCAGAACGAGATGCCCCCATCGACGGCGGCCTACTGGCCCCAGGAGCCCACTCGGGACCGGCCCCCTTCCAGGCCCTCCTACCACCAGGGGTCCTACCAGGAACAGCAGTACCACCAGTTCAACCGGCCGCAGTCGCGCGAAGCTCCATCCAACCAGTACCACCAGTACCAGCGAACACCGGTGGTGACCACGCAAAACTACCACCAGTTGCAGAATGTTGGGCAAGGGTACTACCAGCAACAGCCGCAACAACAAAGGACGTACTACCAAATGCAAGCAAAGAGTCAGCAAAGTACGCAGCAAAACCCCTATTATAAGCACTTGTACGCGCAAAGTACCAATCAGATGCAGTATGGTGGCGCTAAAGTCGAGAACAAGCAAGAACAAGTGGCCAATCAGACGACGTCACAAGCGTACAGGACAACGCATAACCTTCCACCAATCGCGTCTTTATCTTTGATAAGTTACCATTCCAGTAGGAGTAACAGAGATGTGATAAGAACGTCCAGTACCAAAACACGTACCTTGCCGACGAATTCAATGAATCAAATGCCCAAAAGTAGTACTTCCAACGTTCAGAGGTACCCGGAGGAGTACCGAACTCAATACTCTAATAATCAAAACAGACTTCCCCAAAACTATCAGTACGgtaccaccaccaccaccaccacccaAAACTACACACAAGTGATCATGACAACTTCCAATTACACGGCCCCGGTACCACCGACCCAGTCTTCCCAACAGTACTACCAACAACAAACTAACAAAATTCCCAATCAAAACATCAACGGACGAGTGGTACCAgtcatcaaacaaaaacgcgaATCTCCACTTGACTTGTCCGTGAAAACGGTCCGAACCCCAGCCGACTCCACCCTTGACGATGCCGACCAAGACCGAAAATACTACAACCGGACAACCAGCCACAGTTACCCAACTTACGACGTTTACGCCAACTCATTCCAAAGAAATATGACTTCACGAGCGCCCCAAATGCCTGCCAGCGCCCCCAAAGTCGAATTCCATCCCAACTTTAACACCCAAATGAACAACTATCGACGAACTCCAACTACTAGTGCTAGTACTAACCGGTACCCCGTCGTGAACAACCCATACGTCCAGGCCAAACTACCACGGGTTGACTTCCCACCGGCTGGGCATGGCCACAAAACCGCAGCCCTGTACCCAGTAGCCACCCATGACACCCAGAAGAAACGACCAGCGGACACAGCACCGTCCATCATACCCaacaaaatgtcaaaattggACACCTGGCGGCAAAGTATCGACCAACAAATCGAGCAAAGACTATCGTCCTataaacaacaacaacaagcCAAGAAGATGGTCAATGGGCAGGAACGGCCCAAGGAAGTGTACGGGTACCAGAACCAAAACCGGCAGTACCAGTACCCGAACCAGTACCATAACCAGACTTACGTACCATCGGCAAGCGCCCATCAGTACCCGGGGTACCAGTACCCCACCCAACAACAAGTCTATAACTTACCACAAAACAACCCATCGGTGTCACAAGTTGTTAACAAAAATCCTAATCTAGGAGGCGCCGATAAAAGGGTGCTGTCGCTACTCCGTAACAGTCTCGAGATCAAAGGTGCCAAGAAACTCGAACAGGAACAAATGAACCGGTCATATGACCAACTCCACAAGTCCCGATTGGACGTCCAGCACCCCTCCACTGACGTCACGGCCCCCCTCCAACCCAAGCCCGGCTTCATCAACCGCCACAACGTCTCCCCCTTCACCCCCACCAACCTCCCCGACAACAACAACACCATGTACAAACTCCACATCCCCAAAGCCATCGACTCGGTGAATTTCGAGCCGGAAACAGACAGTCAAGTCCTCATCACCAACCATGTCAACCCCAACGGTGACCTTGACGGCCTTGCAGCGCTCGTAGCGGCCCGCATACGCACCAAAGCCGAACTCAAACAAGTCTCCAACAACCACCACCAACGCGACACAACCGGGACTCCCCCCAAACTCAACAAGGAGAAACAAGCAATGGCGCCACGCCGCCGCCTATTCAGTCGCAACGAGGACGATGGCGGAACCAACGTCCCCCCGAGAGACAAGACTGGGCTGAGAAGTTCATCGGAAACTTCAGTTTTTGATTTCCCCGACACCGACTCCGAGGGGGAAATGCCGGTGTTAGAACGCCAAACACTGGAGGACATGAGACGCGACCGCCGATCCTCAACGAAAACAACCGAACAGCCACGCCCTCTAACCCCCGACGATGTTTTCACACAAGCTTGTGACAGCTTTCTCCAACAATTGAAAAACGGAAGTGGGAAAAAACGTGGCCGGAGGAAAAAAATCGAAGCTGATGTTTTGGCTAAACTCGAGACTGTCGTCACGAAACCGACCATCAAAAAAGAGGACGACGACGATTCAGACGCACCTTTGATCAATTGCAAAAAACCCGACAAACAATTGAGCGTGTCCTTGAACGACTTGACCCAGCTGAAAGCCAAGAAGGACGTCCCGATTGTCCCACGACCGGCCAAGAAGCCACCCTTTGGGGACGGCTCCCACTTTTACCCCGGCTGGGAGGAGGAGGTCTACCGCTACAAGAAGTCGCTCCGGATGCCCCCCAGTTTAATCCACGTGACACGCCCCCCACAATACCACCGCTTGTCCACCTCCCTGCCCGACTTGGACCCCAACTCCCCAATCACCAAAATCAAGAGCGAGAATCTGGACAGCGACACGGAATCCAACCACAGTTTCAATCTCTTCAGCAGACACAACTACGACTCTGAAGGCAGTTCGTCCATTAAGAGTTGTCCAAACACGGCCAAAGAAAGCAGCTCGATTTTGGACAAGTTGTTGGAGCGTTGCGGCGGTCGCAAGAAGCGCAAACACAAACTGAAAGTTGCGCCAAAGGTGGAGCTTTTGGCGACGCCGGCTCGTGACCGCAAAACCACGCTTGAGAAtttcaaaaacgtgtttttggCGAGTTGCAAGAAGAGGATCAAGCAGCGAGTGACGATTAAGGAGGTGTTCGGGGAGGATCGGCCGGCGTCGGCGCCGCCTGTCACCTGTGTTGACAATATTAAGATCAAGGAGGAGCCCGATGACAAGAAGGAGGATTGCGAGTTTGGGGATACGAGGCAAGTGCTCAAGAACAAGTTGCTGAGTCGGGGCCGCAAGGAGAGTCTGTTGAAGAGTCTGGTGGATAAGAAGATCAAGTCGGAGTTGTTGGATGAGGAGGAGGAAGAGGAGGAGCTGGATAGCAAGTCGGAGACGCCGTCGATTGATGGGGATGAAGGGGGTTTGGGGGGGAAGAAACGTAACAAGTTTAGGAACATTAGACGTAAATTTAGTTCAGGGTTTGATTATATACGTAAGAAGAAGAAGAGTGTGAAGAGGGATCAGGAGAATGAGATTAAGCCCAAACGAAGAGGACAGTTTGCGGCGAAGGGGAGTCCAGGGTCGGTGCAAGATATACAGAAGGAGATTAAGGGATGGGTTTTGAACAAGGGGATTGGGGAGACGATACTGCACAGGGCGGCACGGCTGGGATACACG GACATTACCGCCTATTGTCTCGAAAAAATGGAATATTCGCCGTCGCCGAAAGACAACGCTGGCTACACGCCCTTGCACGAAGCGAGCACAAAGGGCCACTTGGACATCGCCAAAATGTTGCTTCTCTACGGCGCGAACGTGAGCGAATCGGCCCGAGGTGGCATCAG ACCTTTGCACGAAGCCGTCGAAAACGGATACGTGGAAATCGTGCGCTTATTACTATCCTACGGAGCCGACCCCAAACTGGCCACTTACTCCGGCATGACCCCCTTGGCCCTCGCCTCCGACGACACGACCACCAAACTCCTCCAAAGCCACATCAACGACGTGGAGGGGGAGCCGGGCGCCCCTTGGGACTTTGCAGGACCGGCTTCTTGTTTCg ACCCGAAAGAGAGCGGTTTCGACGTGCTGGAGGACGTGCCCGCCCCGGACATCGTCTCCGAGGAGGATGACCTGGAGTTCGAGGTTTCGGACGGGGTTTTGCCCAACTTGTACACGCTTCGGGGCGAGTCGGCCACCGACCGGTGGATCCTCCTCCAGGACTTGTCCAGCTTATTGAAGATCAAATCGCGGGACGCGTTGTTGAGACAGATTTGTCCGTCGGGTTCGAGTGCCACGACGCACGTGAATTACAAGAGTGTTTTGCGGGAACTGAAAATGTCGGACTTTCTGGAGCAGGCCCACTGCTGCCAGTTCCTCAATATCGGGGAAAAGATAAACACGCGCGCTTCGAAGATCGCCTTGGTCAAGTATACGGACAAAGTGAGGGAACTGTTGAACGTCGAAAGGGTTATGATTTCGGTCAGGTGA